One Aliidiomarina minuta genomic region harbors:
- a CDS encoding IS110 family transposase, producing MDKVISVIGIDLAKHVFQVCAANKRGQRLFNRAVSRAKLLSMLANVPKCIVGMEACSSSHYWAREIELLGHEVKLMPPQYVKPYVKTNKNDATDADAICEAVCRPSMRFVVVKSVEQQALMLLHRDRRGLVRDRTALVNRLRATMGEFGVIAPAGLHKFRAWIKDEYGAVECRLPELMRRHVHVMVSRLRETDEHIALLESEIHGNASSTDDCKRLREVPGIGPLTASALVASLGDIKSFNNGRAFAAWLGLVPKQHSSGGKNKLQGISKRGDGYLRSMLIHGARAVIRHLNPNRAVSRWLRDLLCRRHKNVVIVALANKLARTVWALLSKGTRYQESYS from the coding sequence ATGGATAAGGTGATATCGGTAATCGGAATTGATTTAGCCAAGCATGTCTTTCAGGTATGTGCTGCGAATAAACGGGGTCAGCGGTTGTTTAATCGAGCTGTGAGTAGAGCTAAGCTGTTGTCGATGCTAGCCAATGTTCCAAAATGTATTGTTGGAATGGAGGCGTGCAGTAGTTCGCATTACTGGGCTAGAGAGATTGAACTGCTCGGGCATGAAGTTAAATTGATGCCGCCCCAGTATGTGAAGCCCTATGTGAAAACGAACAAAAATGACGCAACAGATGCCGATGCAATATGTGAAGCGGTGTGTCGGCCGAGCATGCGCTTTGTAGTGGTCAAGTCTGTTGAGCAACAAGCGTTAATGCTATTGCATCGTGACCGTCGGGGACTAGTCAGAGACCGTACAGCGTTAGTAAACCGGTTACGAGCAACCATGGGCGAATTTGGTGTGATAGCGCCGGCAGGGCTTCATAAATTCAGAGCCTGGATTAAAGACGAATACGGGGCTGTTGAATGTCGATTACCGGAGCTTATGCGGCGGCATGTTCATGTGATGGTATCCAGATTACGAGAAACCGACGAGCATATAGCACTTCTGGAATCGGAGATTCACGGGAATGCGAGCAGCACAGATGACTGCAAACGCTTGCGCGAGGTGCCTGGTATCGGACCACTAACGGCATCTGCACTGGTGGCAAGCCTTGGTGATATTAAAAGTTTTAATAATGGAAGGGCATTCGCAGCATGGTTAGGACTTGTGCCAAAACAGCATTCGAGCGGTGGAAAGAATAAATTGCAGGGCATCAGCAAGCGCGGGGATGGTTACTTACGTAGTATGTTGATACATGGTGCTAGAGCTGTCATCCGCCACTTGAATCCTAATCGGGCGGTCAGTAGGTGGCTACGTGACTTACTCTGCCGACGACATAAAAATGTAGTGATAGTCGCGTTAGCGAACAAATTAGCACGAACTGTGTGGGCTCTGCTAAGTAAAGGAACAAGATACCAGGAGTCTTACTCCTGA
- a CDS encoding GlxA family transcriptional regulator produces the protein MSALTIGLLVYPDCLPAGLFAFADILRASNLHEGSKRFKVCWLSVRGGEVSAAPGLSVTTEPLQASSIDVLLVPGAWRDAENVISQKDSELVQSLKQLPSQVRLFGYCTGVIILARAGRLDGMSATTTWWLHELAGQTFPSVSWKPHETLVYTSTHATASGVHGYLPLALAFIEERCGTSMVNGIRRHMVLPRPEGRETPLQEVPMLLQRSSWVRSLIQLIEVTSPENLAIVHLAEALNIAPRTLQRRTLKETGISCGKLMRLVKMNQVGEQLITTDRSVAMIASAIGFRDEASLRRSFRQVVGMTPGAYRKRM, from the coding sequence ATGAGTGCATTAACCATAGGGTTGTTAGTTTATCCAGACTGCTTACCAGCGGGGCTATTTGCCTTCGCTGATATTTTACGTGCGTCGAATCTTCATGAGGGCAGCAAGCGTTTTAAGGTGTGTTGGCTGAGTGTGAGAGGTGGTGAGGTATCGGCCGCACCTGGTTTAAGTGTAACAACCGAGCCATTGCAAGCGTCTTCAATTGATGTGCTCTTAGTCCCGGGCGCGTGGCGTGACGCCGAAAATGTTATTAGTCAAAAGGACAGTGAACTGGTTCAGAGCCTCAAGCAGCTACCGTCACAGGTGCGACTATTCGGTTATTGCACCGGCGTCATTATATTGGCCCGAGCAGGTCGCCTGGATGGTATGTCGGCGACGACCACGTGGTGGTTACACGAGCTTGCAGGGCAAACATTTCCGAGCGTAAGCTGGAAGCCTCACGAGACTCTGGTTTATACCAGCACGCATGCAACTGCGTCGGGTGTACACGGGTATTTGCCGTTGGCGCTTGCATTTATAGAGGAGCGATGCGGAACCAGCATGGTGAATGGAATTCGCCGTCACATGGTTTTGCCCCGCCCTGAAGGGCGTGAGACGCCACTTCAAGAGGTACCGATGTTGCTGCAGCGCAGCAGCTGGGTACGCTCACTTATACAGTTAATTGAAGTTACGAGTCCAGAGAATTTAGCTATCGTGCATTTAGCTGAGGCCTTAAACATTGCACCCCGTACGCTTCAGCGCCGGACATTGAAGGAAACGGGGATTTCATGCGGTAAACTGATGCGCCTGGTGAAAATGAATCAAGTTGGGGAGCAATTGATTACAACGGATCGCTCGGTTGCGATGATAGCCAGCGCGATTGGTTTTAGGGACGAGGCCAGCCTGCGACGTTCATTTCGGCAGGTTGTCGGTATGACGCCGGGAGCCTATCGGAAGCGCATGTAA
- a CDS encoding CehA/McbA family metallohydrolase, translating to MHRISKSAVATLVFGLVLGSAAHANVTITQGATAIPDGEATHEQDITVRNEHLAFALAVESRAPWGVPRGALVDLAAVKNGDIDEDRIAFADFIPNGWSAWPNDRRSVEILEDTSDKAVIKVSRNFGHVDITTWYTLAAGSDAIELKTVMTNQGEEDLELQSGFTIWPDVGNMFAVPGLENGHGARGENTLSDRTVAYARDWLFALHAPYFDRNTYAGRDMYLGHTLNVGASRTFEAQLQVVPDGDLAPVVKAEATRRGEPTGTISGQLLADEGKVPDNGIVIIEKNSHLYAWTLANDGEYSMELPEGEYQLYGTASGHANSEVETIQVESGSEQSLNFIDLAGPGTLAMSIAEASSGEAKDARISIIEGQEPPVEFLGKRSFFTELLPVGQAEIELPPGEYTVSIDAGAGFISQLQTLDVTLESGKTNQQDVTIAQITYPGQQHWYGADLHHHGDVLEAITPPETVVRSQLAAALDLVFLSEHDSTINYEAYTELTAKRGVPFIPSIEISPSWAHMNPFPIALDATLTVDPGTDDIHTLIDAMHDMGAEVIPMNHPFNDYGYYTNLANDAVPGGETDGFDLLELNSSADDERTLNKAYELWDSGETMYLTAGTDTHDAWNQLSGSIRMMGYVDDELTPLNFAKALKAGRGYATQGPVLYPQDIMFGGQAYAGGNWTVQFVAANGLKEVRMLGKGGEVLQTFSLEPENMTQQLELTLPIPANAEGWISLEVEDKEGRGAWTNPVWIQP from the coding sequence ATGCATAGAATCTCAAAAAGCGCAGTGGCGACTCTGGTATTTGGTTTAGTACTGGGCTCAGCGGCTCATGCGAATGTCACTATTACTCAAGGTGCAACGGCGATCCCGGATGGAGAAGCCACTCACGAGCAAGATATTACCGTTCGTAACGAACACCTTGCATTTGCTTTGGCGGTCGAGTCACGGGCACCCTGGGGAGTGCCACGGGGCGCTTTGGTTGATTTGGCGGCGGTTAAAAACGGTGACATCGATGAAGACCGCATTGCCTTTGCCGACTTTATTCCTAATGGCTGGTCAGCCTGGCCGAACGATCGCCGATCCGTTGAGATCCTGGAAGACACCAGCGATAAAGCTGTCATTAAGGTAAGCCGAAATTTTGGCCATGTCGACATTACTACCTGGTATACCCTGGCTGCTGGTTCTGATGCCATTGAGCTAAAAACCGTGATGACTAACCAGGGCGAAGAGGATCTCGAACTGCAGTCCGGTTTTACCATATGGCCTGATGTTGGCAATATGTTCGCAGTGCCAGGACTGGAGAACGGTCATGGTGCACGGGGTGAAAATACCTTAAGCGATCGCACTGTGGCTTATGCCCGCGATTGGTTGTTTGCATTGCATGCGCCTTATTTCGATCGTAACACTTACGCGGGTCGTGATATGTACCTGGGACATACGCTCAACGTGGGTGCTAGCCGTACCTTTGAAGCTCAACTTCAGGTCGTTCCTGATGGCGATCTTGCTCCTGTGGTTAAAGCGGAAGCGACACGCCGGGGCGAGCCTACCGGCACCATCTCCGGTCAACTGCTGGCCGACGAGGGCAAGGTGCCTGACAATGGCATTGTAATTATTGAAAAAAACAGTCACCTCTACGCCTGGACCCTGGCCAATGATGGCGAATACAGCATGGAACTGCCGGAAGGTGAATATCAGTTATATGGCACCGCCTCGGGGCATGCTAACAGCGAGGTAGAGACCATCCAGGTGGAGTCGGGCAGCGAACAGAGCCTTAACTTTATCGACCTGGCAGGGCCAGGAACCCTGGCTATGAGCATTGCAGAAGCCAGCTCAGGTGAGGCTAAAGACGCGAGGATAAGCATTATTGAAGGGCAGGAGCCACCCGTTGAGTTTCTGGGAAAACGCAGTTTCTTCACTGAACTGCTGCCCGTTGGTCAGGCCGAGATAGAACTGCCACCCGGCGAATATACTGTAAGCATCGATGCCGGCGCTGGTTTTATCAGTCAGCTGCAAACTCTGGATGTGACACTTGAGTCAGGTAAAACCAATCAGCAGGACGTGACCATTGCGCAAATTACTTATCCTGGCCAGCAGCACTGGTACGGTGCTGATCTGCATCATCATGGGGATGTTTTAGAGGCGATTACGCCACCGGAAACGGTAGTGCGTTCTCAACTAGCCGCAGCCCTGGATCTGGTTTTTCTCAGTGAACATGACTCGACTATTAATTACGAAGCCTATACTGAGCTGACAGCCAAACGCGGAGTGCCCTTTATTCCGTCGATTGAGATCTCGCCGTCCTGGGCTCATATGAATCCATTTCCTATTGCTCTCGACGCAACTCTGACCGTTGATCCGGGAACCGACGATATACATACTTTGATAGACGCCATGCATGACATGGGGGCCGAGGTCATCCCCATGAATCATCCTTTTAACGATTACGGTTATTATACCAACCTCGCAAATGATGCAGTGCCCGGTGGAGAAACTGACGGATTCGATTTGCTGGAGCTGAACTCCAGTGCCGATGACGAACGAACACTGAACAAAGCTTATGAGCTATGGGATAGCGGTGAAACCATGTATCTGACAGCGGGTACCGATACCCATGATGCCTGGAATCAGTTATCAGGCAGCATTCGCATGATGGGTTATGTGGACGATGAGCTGACCCCGTTAAACTTTGCCAAAGCACTGAAAGCCGGTCGCGGCTATGCTACACAAGGTCCTGTTCTGTATCCGCAGGATATTATGTTTGGTGGGCAGGCCTACGCCGGTGGCAACTGGACGGTGCAATTCGTTGCGGCCAATGGCTTAAAAGAAGTACGTATGCTGGGCAAGGGTGGCGAAGTCCTGCAAACTTTCAGCCTTGAACCGGAAAACATGACTCAGCAACTTGAGTTAACACTACCCATTCCGGCCAATGCGGAAGGCTGGATTAGCCTGGAAGTGGAAGATAAAGAAGGGCGGGGCGCTTGGACAAACCCTGTATGGATTCAGCCCTGA
- a CDS encoding MBL fold metallo-hydrolase has translation MKYVNLSHSNAKATDSQYTLITSMYKLRTPAMQITQIRNATIMINIGDYRILVDPMLARKSTIPALKYVTRARRRNPLVELPEAADSLLSTVSHSLITHCQKGHFDHLDRAGAKFLRDHNVPVFCMPDDRQFLATKGLATRVLIDGTQPFLDGKLTPIPCVHGEGIVGRMMAHGHGYFIEFPGEPSLYLAGDTILTGEIADFILRKQPDICLVPAGGAQFDIGGEIIMGLTDVEELAGISTGKIIANHLEALDHCPVTRLQLKNLRERKGLEQRLYIPDDGETLVFEC, from the coding sequence ATGAAATATGTCAATTTAAGCCATAGTAACGCCAAGGCAACGGATTCACAATACACGCTCATTACCAGTATGTATAAACTGAGGACTCCAGCCATGCAAATAACTCAAATCAGAAACGCGACCATCATGATAAATATTGGAGATTACAGAATTTTAGTTGACCCCATGTTGGCACGCAAAAGTACAATTCCAGCACTTAAATATGTTACTCGTGCGCGCCGCCGCAATCCGCTTGTCGAGTTGCCGGAAGCAGCTGATTCATTGCTAAGCACGGTGAGCCATTCGCTCATCACCCACTGCCAAAAAGGCCATTTCGATCACCTTGATCGTGCAGGTGCTAAGTTTTTGCGGGACCACAACGTACCTGTCTTTTGTATGCCGGACGATCGTCAGTTTCTCGCAACTAAAGGGTTAGCGACACGCGTGCTTATCGATGGTACTCAGCCCTTTCTGGATGGAAAACTCACACCTATTCCCTGCGTTCATGGCGAGGGCATTGTTGGTAGAATGATGGCGCATGGCCATGGTTACTTCATTGAATTTCCCGGCGAACCCAGCTTGTATTTAGCGGGAGATACGATATTGACCGGAGAGATTGCTGATTTTATCTTGAGAAAACAACCGGATATCTGTTTAGTTCCCGCTGGAGGTGCTCAATTCGATATCGGCGGGGAGATCATCATGGGGCTAACGGACGTTGAGGAACTGGCAGGCATCAGCACCGGAAAAATTATTGCAAACCACCTCGAAGCGCTTGATCACTGCCCGGTTACACGGCTTCAGCTTAAAAATTTACGAGAGCGGAAAGGCCTAGAGCAGCGTTTGTATATTCCCGATGACGGTGAGACTTTGGTGTTTGAGTGTTAA
- a CDS encoding HigA family addiction module antitoxin, which yields MSVMFNPAHPGEFILATYMEPFGLSCRYLAGKLDVSPSTLNRVLKCQSGISPEMALRLSKALGRSPESWLAMQDTYDLWHAGKNLSLDKVQKLELTAA from the coding sequence ATGTCTGTAATGTTTAACCCAGCCCATCCGGGCGAATTTATTTTGGCAACGTATATGGAGCCTTTTGGCTTGAGTTGCCGTTATCTAGCTGGAAAGTTAGATGTTTCTCCTTCTACTCTAAATAGGGTTTTAAAGTGCCAAAGTGGCATTAGCCCAGAAATGGCACTTCGTTTATCGAAAGCACTAGGCAGAAGCCCTGAGAGTTGGCTTGCGATGCAAGATACTTACGACTTATGGCATGCCGGAAAGAACTTGAGTTTAGATAAGGTTCAGAAGCTTGAGCTCACAGCTGCATAA